The following coding sequences are from one Caloenas nicobarica isolate bCalNic1 chromosome 25, bCalNic1.hap1, whole genome shotgun sequence window:
- the ANK1 gene encoding ankyrin-1 isoform X8, giving the protein MWGFLAQLLVALVLLAFFLVSCQNVMHIVRGSVRFLLKHAHRELDKELGESPGLVDDEEVLSTRVIRRRVLVKGNEVLHLPGEQVTEEQFTDDHGNIITRKVVRKVVRQLGPGDTGDRQEQEELILEGSLQEPQDLEAEDDHFIKYSILHRDDLGAKEEVRARVPKLEVSGGRMGAQIVKRASLKRGKQ; this is encoded by the exons atgtggggtttcctggcccagctgctggtcgccctggtgctgctggcctTCTTCCTGGTCAGCTGCCAGAACGTCATGCACATCGTCAGGGGCTCTGTGCGGTTCCTGCTCAAACACGCCCACCGCGAGCTGGACAAGGAGCTTGGGGAGAGCCCGGGGCTGGTGGACGATGAGGAGGTTCTCTCCACCAGGGTCATCCGCCGGCGTGTCCTCGTGAAG GGGAATGAAGTCCTTCACCTCCCTGGAGAGCAGGTGACTGAGGAGCAGTTCACAGATGATCACGGCAATATCATCACCAGGAAG GTCGTCCGGAAGGTGGTGCGTCAGCTGGGCCCCGGTGACACGGGtgacaggcaggagcaggaggagctgatTCTGGAGGGCTCCCTGCAGGAGCCCCAAGACTTGGAGGCTGAGGACGATCACTTCATTAAATACTCCATCCTACACCGGGATGATCTGGGGGCCAAG GAGGAGGTGCGAGCACGTGTTCCAAAACTGGAAGTCTCCGGGGGCAGGATGGGGGCTCAGATAGTGAAACGAGCCAGCCTGAAAAGGGGGAAGCAGTGA
- the ANK1 gene encoding ankyrin-1 isoform X2, translated as MPCLHYVRADAATSFLRAARSGNLDKALDHLRNGVDINTCNQNGLNALHLASKEGHVKMVVELLHKEIVLETTTKKGNTALHIAALAGQQDVVRELVNYGANVNAQSQKGFTPLYMAAQENHLEVVKFLLENGANQNVATEDGFTPLAVALQQGHENVVAHLINYGTKGKVRLPALHIAARNDDTRTAAVLLQNDPNADVLSKTGFTPLHIAAHYENLSVAQLLLNRGASVNFTPQNGITPLHIASRRGNIIMVRLLLDRGAHIETRTKDELTPLHCAARNGHVRIAEILLDHGAAIQAKTKNGLSPIHMAAQGDHLDCVRLLLQYSAEIDDITLDHLTPLHVAAHCGHHRVAKLLVEKGAKPNARALNGFTPLHIACKKNHIRVMELLLKTGASIDAVTESGLTPLHVAAFMGHLPIVKTLLQRGASPNVSNVKVETPLHMAARAGHTDVAKYLLQNKAKANAKAKDDQTPLHCAARIGHTGMVKLLLENSANPNLATTAGHTPLHITAREGHVDAALALLEKGASQTCMTKKGFTPLHVAAKYGKVDVAELLLAHDAHPNAAGKNGLTPLHVAVHHNNLEIVKLLLPKGSSPHSSAWNGYTPLHIAAKQNQMEVASSLLQYGASANAESVQGVTPLHLASQEGHADMVALLFSKQANGNLGNKSGLTPLHLVAQEGHVPVADVLVKHGVTVDATTRMGYTPLHVASHYGNIKLVKFLLQHQADVNAKTKLGYTPLHQAAQQGHTDVVTLLLKHGASPNEISTNGTTPLAIARRLGYISVTDVLKIVTEETDIPSVGDKHRMSFPETVDEILDVSEDEGTAHVTVMEEELIAPKPRTPEPRDQEGKREMLEFVTTTTLEQTVESPAVLQVPYIPPETVVTRAEETEQVGPVETEAEQVSLLHAPSVSPQEPSKEFDEDSLIPSSPATETSDNISPVASPVHTGFLVSFMVDARGGSMRGSRHHGLRVVIPPRACAAPTRITCRLVKPQKLPAPPPLAEEEGLASRIIALGPAGAQFLSPVIVEIPHFASYGRGDRELVVLRSENGSVWKEHRNRYEESYMDQLLNGMDEELESLEDLEKKRVCRIITTDFPLYFVVMSRICQDCDMIGPEGGCLKSTLVPMVQATFPGTAVTKRVRLALQAQPVPDELVTKLLGNQATFSPIVTVEPRRRKFHRPIGLRIPLPPSWKDNPRDSGEGDTTSLRLLCSVIGGTAQAQWEDITGTTKLVYENECANFTTNVSARFWLADCPRTAEAVHFATTLYKELTAVPYMAKFVVFAKMNDAREGRLRCYCMTDDKVDKTLEQHENFTEVARSRDIEVVEGMPLHVELSGNLVPVKKATQPRTFLFQSFRENRLAIPIKVRDSSREASGSLSFLRKAMKYEDLQHVLCHLNISIPPCTKGSGSEERRRTLTPLSLRERYSILSETSFGSLSSTDKADQKMVDIAEQLGLSWAELARELQFGVDDINRIRVENPNSLLEQSMALLNLWVSREGKTIKIESLYTALRNIDRSEIVNTLEGSGRQSRSLKGSWRYTDRDYSLSPSQMNGYASLQDELLSPASLHYTLPSPLRADQYWNEVAIMDAIPMAATEQDALMEMSDMQVWSSGLTPSLVTAEDSSLECSKAEDSDATSEGRFPGQLLADAHGPDHMGSMDLVEDDTVDSDAMNGLIDLLEQEEGQRPEGKMPAGDRHPGTGEQDPESEVSFVSVQQKVQARITASPTVSHVVERSADRLRDWNAEGSFISCLQDLTAGSWQEGVTRRLLPTHTTATGAQGQEQEQVLLPAVGLMRVSSTEDSDWQPQHPVGGWQEEADSCFFGQGNEVLHLPGEQVTEEQFTDDHGNIITRKVVRKVVRQLGPGDTGDRQEQEELILEGSLQEPQDLEAEDDHFIKYSILHRDDLGAKEEVRARVPKLEVSGGRMGAQIVKRASLKRGKQ; from the exons AAGGgaaacacagctctgcacatCGCTGCCCTGGCTGGACAGCAGGACGTGGTCCGGGAACTGGTGAACTATGGGGCCAACGTCAACGCACAGTCACAG AAAGGCTTCACACCCCTCTACATGGCAGCGCAGGAAAACCACCTGGAAGTTGTTAAGTTCTTGCTGGAAAATGGAGCCAACCAGAATGTAGCCACAGAG GACGGCTTCACGCCGCTGGCTGTGGCTCTGCAGCAAGGGCATGAGAACGTGGTTGCTCATCTTATCAACTACGGGACAAAGGGTAAGGTccgcctgcctgccctgcacaTCGCAGCCCGCAACGATGACACTCgcacagctgctgtgctgctgcagaacGACCCGAATGCCGACGTCCTCTCCAAG ACTGGATTTACCCCCTTGCACATTGCAGCCCACTACGAGAATCTCAGTGTGGCCCAATTACTGCTGAACCGTGGAGCCAGCGTCAACTTCACACCCCAG AATGGGATCACTCCCCTGCACATAGCATCCCGCCGGGGCAACATCATCATGGTACGGCTGCTGCTGGACCGCGGCGCCCATATAGAGACAAGGACCAAG gaCGAGCTGACCCCTCTGCACTGTGCAGCTCGCAATGGACATGTGCGAATTGCTGAGATCCTGCTGGACCACGGGGCTGCCATTCAAGCCAAAACCAAG AACGGCTTGTCACCGATCCACATGGCAGCGCAGGGTGACCACCTGGACTGCGTGCGTCTGCTCCTGCAGTACAGCGCTGAGATCGACGACATCACCCTGGACCACCTGACGCCGCTGCACGTGGCCGCGCACTGCGGCCACCACCGCGTGGCCAAGCTGCTGGTGGAGAAGGGGGCCAAGCCCAACGCCCGAGCCCTG AATGGCTTCACACCCCTCCACATCGCCTGCAAGAAGAACCACATCcgggtgatggagctgctgctgaagacgGGGGCCTCCATCGATGCCGTCACAGAG tCTGGCCTGACCCCCCTGCACGTGGCCGCCTTCATGGGGCACCTGCCCATCGTCAAGACCTTGCTGCAGCGTGGAGCCTCTCCTAACGTGTCCAATGTG AAAGTGGAGACACCCCTACACATGGCAGCCAGAGCCGGGCACACGGATGTGGCGAAGTACCTGCTGCAGAACAAAGCCAAAGCCAACGCCAAGGCCAAG GATGACCAGACTCCTCTGCACTGTGCTGCACGCATCGGCCACACCGGCATGGTCAAACTCCTGCTGGAGAACAGCGCCAACCCCAACCTGGCCACAACGGCGGGGCACACGCCCCTGCACATCACTGCCAGAGAGGGGCACGTGGACGCGGCGCTGGCCCTGCTGGAGAAGGGGGCCTCACAGACCTGCATGACCAAG AAAGGATTTACCCCTCTCCACGTTGCAGCCAAGTATGGGAAGGTGGatgtggcagagctgctgctggcacatgATGCTCACCCCAATGCAGCAGGGAAG aaCGGCCTAACCCCGCTGCACGTGGCTGTGCACCACAACAACCTGGAGATCgtcaagctgctgctgcccaaagGGAGCTCCCCACACAGCTCGGCCTGG AACGGGTACACCCCCCTGCACATCGCTGCCAAGCAGAACCAGATGGAGGTGGCCAGCAGCTTGCTGCAGTATGGGGCTTCTGCAAACGCGGAGTCTGTGCAGGGGGTCACCCCCCTACACCTGGCTTCCCAGGAGGGCCATGCAGACATGGTGGCACTGCTTTTCTCCAAACAAGCCAACGGCAACCTTGGCAACAAG AGCGGCCTGACCCCTCTCCATCTCGTGGCCCAAGAGGGGCATGTGCCGGTAGCTGATGTTCTGGTGAAACATGGAGTCACAGTGGATGCAACGACCAGG ATGGGCTACACCCCGCTGCATGTGGCCAGCCACTATGGGAACATCAAGCTGGTGAAGTTTTTGCTGCAGCACCAGGCTGATGTCAACGCCAAGACTAAG CTGGGCTACACGCCTCTGCACCAGGCGGCACAGCAGGGCCACACGGATGTGGTGacactgctgctgaagcacGGTGCCTCTCCCAACGAGATCAGCACA AATGGCACCACTCCCCTGGCCATTGCAAGGCGGCTTGGCTACATTTCCGTCACAGATGTGCTCAAGATCGTCACAGAGGAAACCGACATCCCG TCAGTCGGTGACAAGCACCGCATGAGCTTCCCGGAGACTGTAGACGAGATTCTGGACGTGTCGGAGGATGAAG GCACTGCTCATGTCACAGTAATGG AGGAGGAGTTGATCGCACCAAAGCCGAGGACACCCGAGCCCAGGGACCAGGAGGGCAAGAGGGAGATGCTGGAGTTTGTGACCACGACGACACTGGAGCAAAC GGTGGAGTCTCCAGCTGTCCTACAGGTCCCCTACATCCCACCTGAGACTGTGGTGAccagagcagaggagactgagcaGGTAGGACCTGTGGAGACAGAAGCTGAGCAAGTCAGCCTGCTGCATGCACCCTCGGTGTCCCCACAGGAG CCCTCCAAGGAGTTCGATGAGGACTCCCTGatccccagcagccctgccacCGAGACCTCAGATAACATCAGCCCAGTGGCCAGCCCCGTGCACACAGG GTTCCTGGTGAGCTTCATGGTGGACGCCCGTGGCGGCTCCATGCGGGGCAGCCGGCACCACGGGCTGCGCGTGGTCATCCCGCCCCGTGCCTGCGCAGCACCGACCCGCATCACCTGCCGCCTGGTGAAGCCCCAGaagctgcctgcacccccaccGCTGGCTGAGGAGGAGGGTCTGGCCAGCCGGATCATCGCCCTGGGTCCTGCCGGAGCCCAGTTCCTCAG TCCTGTCATTGTGGAGATCCCACACTTTGCCTCATACGGGCGAGGGGACCGTGAGCTGGTGGTGTTGCGCAGCGAGAATGGCTCTGTCTGGAAGGAGCACCGCAACCGCTATGAGGAGAGCTACATGGACCAGCTGCTCAACGGCATGGACGAGG AGCTGGAGAGCCTGGAGGATCTGGAGAAGAAGAGGGTCTGCCGCATCATCACCACCGACTTCCCTCTCTACTTTGTGGTCATGTCCCGGATCTGCCAGGACTGTGACATGATCGGCCCCGAGGGAGGGTGTTTGAAAAGCACACTGGTCCCCATGGTGCAGGCCACCTTCCCAGGCACCGCTGTTACCAAGAGAGTGAGGCTGGCCCTGCAG GCGCAGCCCGTGCCCGATGAGCTGGTGACCAAGCTGCTGGGGAACCAGGCGACCTTCAGCCCCATCGTCACGGTGGAGCCGCGCCGGAGGAAGTTCCATCGCCCCATTGGCCTCCGCATCCCACTGCCACCATCCTGGAAGGACAATCCCCGGGACAGTGGCGAGGGTGACACCACCAGCCTGCGCCTGCTGTGCAGTGTGATCG GAGGGACAGCCCAAGCCCAGTGGGAAGACATAACAGGCACCACAAAGCTGGTCTATGAAAATGAGTGTGCTAACTTCACCACCAATGTGTCTGCCAG GTTCTGGCTGGCCGACTGCCCACGCACCGCCGAGGCCGTGCACTTTGCCACGACGCTGTACAAGGAGCTGACAGCCGTGCCCTACATGGCGAAATTTGTGGTGTTTGCCAAGATGAACGATGCACGGGAAGGCCGGCTGCGCTGCTACTGCATGACCGATGACAAAGTTGACAAGACTTTAGAGCAGCATGAAAACTTCACAGAGGTGGCCCGCAGCAGGGACATTGAG GTGGTGGAGGGGATGCCTTTGCACGTTGAGCTCTCAGGGAACCTGGTGCCTGTCAAGAAGGCCACTCAGCCCCGTACCTTCCTTTTCCAGTCCTTCCGGGAGAATCGTCTCGCCATCCCCATCAAG GTTCGGGACAGCAGCCGGGAAGCCAGCGGCTCCCTGTCTTTCTTGCGCAAGGCCATGAAGTACGAGGACCTCCAGCACGTGCTGTGCCACCTGAACATCAGCATACCGCCGTGCACCAAG GGCAGCGGCAGTGAGGAGCGGAGGAGGACGCTGACGCCATTGTCTCTGCGGGAGCGATACAGCATCCTAAGCGAGACCAGTTTCG GCTCTCTGAGCAGCACAGACAAGGCAGACCAGAAGATGGTTGACATAGCAGAACAGCTGGGCCTCAGTTGGGCTG AGCTGGCACGTGAGCTGCAGTTTGGGGTAGATGACATCAACAGGATACGTGTGGAGAACCCCAActccctgctggagcagagcatgGCTTTGCTCAACCTCTGGGTCAGCCGCGAGGGCAAGACTATCAAGA TCGAGAGCCTGTACACAGCGCTGAGGAACATTGACCGCAGTGAGATTGTGAACACCCTGGAGGGCTCTGGCCGGCAGAGCCGCAGCCTGAAGGGCAGCTGGCGCTACACGGACAGAGACTATTCCCTGTCACCATCCCAGATGAATG GTTACGCTTCGCTGCAGGACGAGCTGCTGTCCCCCGCCTCCCTGCATTACACGCTGCCATCCCCTCTGCGTGCCGACCAGTACTGGAATGAGGTGGCCATCATGGATGCTATCCCCATGGCTGCCACTGAGCAGGATGCCCTGATGGAGATGTCCGACATGCAGGTGTGGTCCTCGGGGCTCACCCCCTCGCTGGTGACAGCTGAGGACTCCTCTCTGGAGTGCAGCAAGGCCGAGGACTCGGATGCCACAAGCGAAGGCCGGTTTCCGGGGCAACTTCTAGCAGACGCGCATGGCCCGGACCACATGGGCTCTATGGACCTGGTTGAGGATGACACAGTGGACTCAGATGCCATGAATGGCCTGATTGACCTTctagagcaggaggaggggcagaGGCCAGAGGGGAAGATGCCAGCCGGAGATCGCCACCCAGGGACCGGGGAGCAGGACCCAGAGAGTGAAGTCTCTTTTGTTTCAGTTCAGCAGAAGGTGCAAGCCAGGATCACAGCATCACCCACCGTTAGCCACGTTGTGGAGAGGAGCGCAGACAG GCTGAGGGACTGGAATGCAGAAGGCTCCTTTATCTCCTGCCTACAGGACCTGACAGCGGGCTCCTGGCAGGAGGGGGTCACCCGAAGGCTGCTCCCGACGCACACCACGGCCACCGGCGCACAGGGCCAGGAGCAAGAGCAGGTCCTGCTGCCGGCCGTGGGGCTGATGCGGGTCAGCTCCACTGAGGACAGCGactggcagccccagcaccccgtGGGCggctggcaggaggaggcagacAGCTGCTTCTTCGGCCAG GGGAATGAAGTCCTTCACCTCCCTGGAGAGCAGGTGACTGAGGAGCAGTTCACAGATGATCACGGCAATATCATCACCAGGAAG GTCGTCCGGAAGGTGGTGCGTCAGCTGGGCCCCGGTGACACGGGtgacaggcaggagcaggaggagctgatTCTGGAGGGCTCCCTGCAGGAGCCCCAAGACTTGGAGGCTGAGGACGATCACTTCATTAAATACTCCATCCTACACCGGGATGATCTGGGGGCCAAG GAGGAGGTGCGAGCACGTGTTCCAAAACTGGAAGTCTCCGGGGGCAGGATGGGGGCTCAGATAGTGAAACGAGCCAGCCTGAAAAGGGGGAAGCAGTGA